The genomic region TGCTGGCGCGCTCGATCAGCAACCCGGTGCTGTTCCTGACCGGCCATGGCGACATTCCCATGGTGGTCGATGCGCTGAAGAAGGGCGCCTTCGATTTCCTCGAGAAGCCCTACAGCGACAACGCGCTGGCCGACCGCATTGCCCAGGCGCTGGCGGTCGATGCCGCGACCCAGGCCGACAACGCGGTGTCGGCCGAGCGTGAGGCCCGGCTGGCCAGCCTGACCGAACGCGAGCGCGAGGTGATGCAGCGCGTGGCGGCCGGCAAGCTCAACAAGGTGATCGCCGACGAGCTGCATGTCTCGGTGCGCACGGTCGAGGTCCATCGCGCGCGGGTGTTCGCCAAGCTAGGCGTGCGCTCGGCCGCCGAGGTGGCGACGCTGCTGGCCCAGGCCTAGCCGGCGTCCTTCA from Pelomonas sp. SE-A7 harbors:
- a CDS encoding response regulator; translation: MSDVWLVDDDPNVRDALAFLLGSRGLQVRPYESGAAVLAALDALQRPPRGVFLLDVRMEGMNGMRLHDELLARSISNPVLFLTGHGDIPMVVDALKKGAFDFLEKPYSDNALADRIAQALAVDAATQADNAVSAEREARLASLTEREREVMQRVAAGKLNKVIADELHVSVRTVEVHRARVFAKLGVRSAAEVATLLAQA